The Saimiri boliviensis isolate mSaiBol1 chromosome 19, mSaiBol1.pri, whole genome shotgun sequence genome contains the following window.
CAGGGTCTTCCCATCCTCCTCAGGGCTGGGCAAACCCTGCCTTCAAGGGCACAGGACTAGCCTGTCAAGCTTTTACAGGTTCAGATTTAACTGTTCcctgaacacttactatgttcCAGGGACTGGAAATTACCTAGAAATCAACCACATGTAGAATCTCAGCCATATCCCACATTAAACCTTTGAGCTGAGAAAGCTGAGACAGAAGGTGATTTACCCAGATCATGTGACCAGTAAAAGGCAGAACTGGGATcccaatttaaattttaatctggCCACAAGTTCACTGCTGCCATCTCCCAATCAAAGCTGATCCTGATGTTGCTGCGAGGATGTGGGATActggcaagagaattgtttggtGCCTAGGGCAGGCCCAGAATTATGCCATCTCTTTTTTCTTGGATGGACTTCAGAGCATTGGGAGCACAGCTTTCTGCAGACAATGGCCACTCTCATGGCTAAACCCGTGGTGTCAAATTCGCCATGCACCGCTAACAACAAAGATTTGACATTCTCATGTATGGTAACTAAGAAACGGTATCTAATTCCTATCAATCTGCTAATATCTTACATCCTAATAAACTCTAAGATCAAAGGGCATTGTAAACAATATTATATGGAagtctgtattttctattttgaatcaataattttgattttttgaccAACTTCTTAATCAGAGTtagtaagattatttttaatctcaTAATATACCCCACAAAGAGCTCAAGCTAGAGGTGTCAGCTTGGGCAGTTACAGTGGCTCTggtccataatcccagcaatttgggaggctgaggcaggtagatcacttgaagcccaggagtttgagacccacatgggcaacacggcaaaaccctgtttctattaaaaatacaaaaagctaaccagacatggtggtacatggctgtagccccagctactcaggtgggtgaggtgggaggattgcttaagccccaggaggttgaggctgagactacagtgagctgtgattgtgccactaaattccagcctgggtgacagagtgagaccctgtctcaaaaaaacaaaaaacaaaataaagtgatCCCTACTCCTCACCCTCTATGCCAATGTGAAGTTTATCCCGCCAGCACCCACGCAGTAAACATACACAAATGGGTGCCATCGCCCCTTGAAGGGCCATGTGAGAAAAGTCTGTTTTTCGCAATGGATGACAAAGCAGTTTcctcttctgagaaatgtgtcttgCAGCAGCAACTGAATACATTTAAATGGACCAGTGACAGCTACAGTTTCAGGTACTTGCTGAGGCTCAGTGTGATGCTCCATCCCAACCCCACAAGCAATCCACAGGAAAGATTTTGGGTACCTGGTGGTCATGATGACTCTGCGCCTGGTCACCTCAGAGGTCAGATCCTTGTAGGGGAGATTAATGGTGTTGTCCACAGGGCTTTTCTGAGCCATGGCCTTGCACTCAGGGGATTTGAGGAATTTCGGGTCACTGCAGCTGTGAATGAAAAACACAAGCTCTGGCACATATTCTTCATGGGTCAGGAACGTTCCAGGTAGGTCCAGCATGGCACAGTTTGCAGAGGACATTCACTGCCTCACTCTCAGTGGGTCCTCCCTACAGTCTGGCCTTCATCCACACCCACCCAGTTCAAGAGGCAGATAGTTCCTCAAATCCCTATTGCACGAACTGGGCAGGTAAGAGCCAAGTCCTTGTCAGTTGTTTACATAGGATAAATGTGATTATTCCAATCATGCAATGGGCAGCTATCATTATCCCCAGACAACACTGAAAAGCTGGAGGCCCGGAGAGGTGAACTGACTctccccaggctgcacagcagccTGCCCCATGCCGGTTCCCCTCTAATGGTACCACTCCAGTTGCAGCCCTTTCCTCAGGGGGCTGCTTGGCATTGCTGACATGTGCAGAGCTTTCTTCCTGAAACAGTTACCTTCTAAAGTGCAGGAAAGGGACACAAGGCTGCAGCTGGAACCAAGCTGCTTGTCCAGATATGTACATGGCATAGAGATTGGAGGCTTGATTTTGGTAACAGAGGTAGCAGCCACCCATTTACTGCCAGTCACCTTGGGATGTCCTTTTACTTTAtccctttttgtgtgtgtatgacagggtctggccctgtcacccaggctagagtgtagcagagcaatctcagttcactgcatccccagctgggactacaggtgcatcccaccatgcccggctaattactgtatttttttaatcaacggagtttcaccaggttgctcaagctggcctcaaactcctaagctcaagaaatctgccctccttggccttccaaagtactgggattacaggcgtgagccaccacgactggccctTTTACTTCACCTTGTTTGATAACCACAGTAGCCCTACATGGTAAATATTATGATCCTCATtcaacaaatgggaaaactgagcaGCAGAGAAATTATGTAGATTTTCAGGAGCCacagagctagaatttgaacccaggtctgtctggctTCAAAGGCTATATTCTCTCCACTACGGAGCTAAGCCATCTCCAAAGAAACAGGAGATAAATTAGATTAATTCCCATTCCTAGACACCAGGTCACACTCTGTCATTCTAGAGCATGAATCGCAACAGCAGGAGTTTGCCAGCCTGATCTTTTGGCCAGAAAGGTTTGTTCTTATAGGGATGCCCAACTGACTTACCTTTTAATCCCAGGTCAGCTTTTACGTGTCAACTCATGgatttgctaaaaaaaaaaaaaaaaaaaagtcctcatgACATGCTCTGTACCCACATACCAGCTACTCCAcctttttggaaagagaaaaggccAAAAATGAACCACCAGCGTTAACATCCTCCCCTTTTATCCTCGTGTAGTCAGTCTCTCTCAGGAACTTGGGTTAATCAGATCAATTTGCACCCTTAAAAAGCAACAGCTGACACAATTTATCCCTGCAACCTTGTCCTTGAGAAATCCCCACAGACCTTGCAGGGAGAGGATGGGTCCTGCGGGCAGAGCAAGGGAAGAGCTTTCTGCCACGTGGGCAATGGGGAAGCACTATCTTAGATGCTGGTAAATACGACATTGTGACCTAGCCTCTTTAttgactgctttttaaaaagcaaattcacGTACACCCCTTCTCCCAGCGCCATCATAATCACTGATCTCACCTGTTCCTGATAATTCACAGCACTCTGCTACACTGGCAGGTTTTTCAGCTCTGAAATTAAATGAGTTGATTGTGCAACTCCCACTTTTTATCtgagtgatcttgggcaagtcattcaAGCTCTAGAAGCCTTAGTTTTCTTACTTGTAAAAGAGGAATAATACTACCTTCTAGGGCAGTTACGAGGGTtcagaagatatttgcaaaaatcCCTAATTTGCCTttcctgcatttttttaaatttttaaaatgtattatgattattgaggcagggtctctgccacccaggctgaagtgcagtggtgagattatagctcactgctgccttgaactccttgTTAGATAGAGTGAAcaccaagtttctcttcaaagaatcaatatgttcagctctcttattctttaattctctaaagtttaacttccttgtagtttcagtaaacaaccttgtccaccagttctaatcagtagtttaCATCTGTTCACCTGGTCCTCTGCCccgtcctgactcatcctggtcacctgctccagtcacctgctttgacccctgCTTATCTGCTCTGACCTGCCTGTAACCGTCCTTCCTGCCAAGCTACACACCCCGCCACTCCAGCTCATATCCCTGCcccctttaaaatagccaatcgaAATTAGACTAGACTGTGCAATCTGAcactagccaataggggaacaacacagcagtaggggcacCCTCATTCAGGGCATAAGTACCTCTTCCCCTCCTTGTGCAGGTGTGCACTTGCCTTTGTTCCAAATGTGAGCTGCACCCtcctatagaagtaaattgccttgctgaggaaatttatattcgagTGCTACTTCTTTGGCGGCATCAAAAATTCTACTCATAACATCCTGGATCCAGcctggtgggaggatcacctgaggccatcTCAAGTAATGTCAgccagttcaaggctgcagtctaTTTCTTTATATTGATGATAAAACCACAATAGAAGGAATGTGCTATCTGGGAGGACAAGATGTAATGAAGCTGGGATTCAAAACAAGAACTACAAAAGGTCTGTGTATGCATAGATAGAGATAGCTATTTCCCTTTGtcaacaaaaagagtcaaactctgtaaaatatttgaagggattctgagccaaatatgagtggccATGACCTGTGATACAGCCTTCATGAGGTCcggagaacatgtgcccaaggtagtcagggtgcagcttggtttcatacattttagagagGCACCAGAcgtcaatcaaatacatttaagaaacacATATTGGTTTGGTCCTGAAAGGCAGAACAACTAaaaggtgggggctggggggggaGGTGCTTCCAGGCTATAGatgaattaaaacaatttaaacattttctggttgacaattggttgagttttctttttctttttttttttttttttttttttttttgagacggagtttcgctcttgttacccaggctggagtgcaatggcacgatctcggctcactgcaacctccgcctcctgagttcaggcaattctcctgcctcagcctcctgagtagctgggattataggcacgcgccaccatgcccagctaattttttgtatttttagtagagacggggtttcaccgtgttgaccaggatggtctcaatctcttgacctcgtgatccacccgcctcggcctcccaaagcgctgggattacaggcttgagccaccgcgcccagcctctttttctttttttcttttttttttttttttgagatggagtttcgctcttgttacccaggctggagtgcaatggtgtggtctcggctcaccacaacctccgcctcctgggttcaggcaattctcctgcctcaacctcctgagtagctgggattacaggcacacaccaccatgcccagctaatttttttgcatttttagtagagacggggtttcaccatgttgaccaggatggtctcaatctcttgacctcgtgatccacccacctcggcctcccaaagtgctgggattacaggcttgagccaccgcgcctggcctggctgAGTTTTCTAAACACCTGGattgttagaaaggaaatattCAGATAAAAGGTTAAGATAAAAGATGTTGGAGGCCAAAGTTCTTTCAAAGTCTTATAGTGGCTGCCCTTAAACACAATAGATGActaatgtttcctattcagatcttAGTTCATCTTTTTAGGATTGGGAGgatctggaagaaaaagatctagctagGTTAACAGAGATTCTTGACAGATGCAAATTTTCTGCCACAAAGAACAGCTTTGTAtgaccatttcaaaatatggaaaagaaacatgttttgggataaaatactttgattttctttcttatctcataatgttatgccagGGTCAAGTTGGAAAGTAAGTCACAattagggttaaataaaacccatctgatgagaatttatgatttgtagggcatgactccccagaccctttagataggaatttgggcaagataaaaatcagagtttagtcctcaCCTTCATATAATGGCATGAAGGTAAGGCCTGTCCTactgtattagttagggttctgTAGAGGAACAgcactaataggatatatatattctattaggAGAGatagatgtaggctgggagactAGCCAGTCTCAcctcttcacatttttctgcctgctttatatttgccgGCAGCTTCTTAggttgtgcccacccagattaaggctggatctgcctttcccagcccactgactcaaatgttaatctcctttggcaacaccctcacagacacacccaggatcaatgcTTTGTacccttcaatccaatcaagctgacactcagtattaaccatcacattacaggaaattatatactttttgaaagaaggggctgggtgcagtggctcacacctgtaatataaTTGGGCTTGGGAGGTGTGattgtcagaggcatgtgaaccagagcaactccatcttaaataggagctgggGAAAATAAGGCTCAAatctactgggctgcatttccagGCTGAAatctactctgtcacccaggctggactgcaatggcatgatctcagctcactgcaacctccacctccccgattcacatgattctcttgcctcagcctcctgagtagctggaattacaggcatgtgccaccatgcctagctattttatttttagttgagatggggtttcgccatgttag
Protein-coding sequences here:
- the MYOCOS gene encoding myocilin opposite strand protein — translated: MSSANCAMLDLPGTFLTHEEYVPELVFFIHSCSDPKFLKSPECKAMAQKSPVDNTINLPYKDLTSEVTRRRVIMTTRKEIITQKSDEAKMLSHLDWEQAPPPHRTHLRVPPAPPPSPAEDATDS